TTTGATATAGATAAAATTCACctgctctcattcactcttattcattcattcacactctccCTCACTGTCTCATGctgtctctcaatgtctccctaccttctccaccactGATTCCGTGTCCCATCtcccttttccacagctccgcttctcgtcttgcctcttcttgttcttctgtattcttcagtcttctttctttttttcttggtcTGCTTCTCCCAGCTATCTGCTCTGTTAACCTGGCCTTCCAGCAAAAGGGCAGATCAACAGAAGGCttcagggacagcctctcccccattccttgAGTGTGTGCGGAGGCTTCCCTATTTTCTGGAAGCACTCCTGGAGGCCAggttaatggagcagatagCAGGGAGAAGTGGAccaaggaagaagacagaaggaagaatacagaaaaaaaagagaggaaagagaagaagtggagctgcagaaaATGGAGACAGGGATATGGACGCAGTTagcagagaagatagggagacattgagcaTTAGTGAGCTTGACAAActaaatgaaatacaaatgaaaattctgagctcccTACTTTATTTTGGTTTGATGTCCTTTCTCATTTACAGACATTCATACGAATTagcaaaattggcaaattttaataaaattcatataaatcCAAAAGCATGAGTCTACTGGATAGTGACATTTCCAGTCATGGATTGGACTATGTAAATGTGACCGCATGGAAATGTGGGACTGTCCAAACCAGCTGGCTTAtcttgtgtgtatatttatttcataaaatcctttttttttatttttggttttattttcagCACAGGAAAAGAATACGCCTTTACCAAGCATTCTTAAATTACCACTGTTGAATGTTTATGGCATCTATCCTCTCCACCTCCAGATAGCATCACCTTTCTGGGGATGTTAGCTTGGGACCACCAGAACCTGAAACCAGTCTAATGCTACAGAATGGTAAGATGCAATAGGACAGGGCATTGTCCAGCTGGTCCCTCACATTCTTCATTATAGTTCAGTAGTATGGCAGGGTTGCAATTTAATGTACTTCTCTATAACTGTGGTTCTGGCCATCCCCAATTCCTATTTTTTTGTACTGGTATGTCACAGCTCATGTCTGTGTTTGAACACAGCTTAGTTTAGAGCATATTTGATGCCATATCCTGGGATCTGCTGAACCTTAAGAGACAGCaaattaatataccgtatttgctcgattataagacgaccccccaaatctgaatattaatttaggaaaaaaagaaaaagcctgaatataagacaaccctataggaaaaaagttttaccagttaatgttagttcatgtaaactatttttttaataaaagctatgattgagaaaaatattttggttttatttccttctattttccaacctgccccccagttatgcacatctgccccagaaatgccttatactccctatatgccactgtgccccatgatacaccttttgtccccctatgtgccactcttcctccagaattgccttatacccctatatgccactctggcatttagggggttaaaaggcatattatggggcagagtggcatatagggaggtatgaggcatttcaggaggcagagtggcgtatagagggttaaaaggcatttctggaggcagagtggcattaagggggttaaaaggcatttcacagagcactctgcctccagaaatgcctcatgccccccgtttaacactccctccccctccctcctccaaacttaccgatgcttctgagtccccgatgcttagtccgggcagcgcgtagagctcgcccggactaagcaccggggactcagaagcaccagtaagttagGGGGGgtataacacaggaggatccaggtcccctgcatctgagtccccggtgcgtagagctctacgcgctgcccggactaagcaccggggactcagatgcaccggtaagttgggggggggcataacacaggagtatccaggtcccctgcatcactgcgggggatctggatcttagtctcatagtcatacctatttgaggtctgattataagacgaccccgattataagacgaggggtataaTCGGGGTATTTTTCGAGCAATCtgggcacaaaaaaaaataaagccttcATCAGGTTTGTTAAGAGATTCTTATATTTTGTACTCTCTGCTTCATAGTAATTACACTTCTACTGTACAACCAGCATCGTAGGAAAGGTGACTTTGAGAAACTCATACAATCAAGTACTATTTAGTCATGCATTTACTTTGGTCCCACGCTATGAAACTCAAGACGTAGTTACCTGTCTGCTCTGTGTCCCGGTACTTAAATGAAGGTAACTCAGATGGGAAGAAGAACATTATAAGAGATATGAATATGGCAACTGTTGCATCTGTGACATTGCTGATTAGAGACAAAATGGGAGAAATAACATTAGTGCGGTCCCTaacaaagaggaaaaaagaagatGATTACATTGTGGAAATAGTCTGGCTGTAAAAGATATCTAGTGAAGGAGTGGGTCTGCTCGTGGTAAGTACTCACTCTTTGTTTCCTTTGTTGAAACTGATAGTTGCCCAGCCTGGCATAAATCCTGGCTCCCTTGTGAACCACAGGATCActaacaaaataaacagaacCAGCACACAGATCTCTGCAAAGCTCATGCGGCCCAGCTTCTTATGTTCTGAGGAAATAACCTCATACGctctcttttccttttctttttgttcttggCTAATACCACAACCAAAATTCTCTTTAAACCTAGGAGGAACAAagacaatgcattttatatttatcaggGTCCAAACCTATtgcacattatattattttcttaatttaagtTCTAAACAAATAATATGGCACAGGCGATATCTAATACTAAAGCAATGACATTCGATTGATCACATAAGTTCCAATAACACTTTTATCATGAGCGATAAACGTTTAACTCTTATAGTACATTTCAAAGTGGTTACTCTGTCAGTTAAAATCAGGCTTTGTCTTACACTGCATTATTCACTTACTTTAATCCCAAAAACATAATCTGAAGCCAGATCCAGGACATTATAAGTAACACAATCATTGTAGGGAAGGCAAATCCAAACCATGAAGCAAAATTGATTACGTTATTGTTTTCTGGAAACAACCTGGAagataaacacatttttcattacTACGCTGTTAGTGAAGATCTATGTCTGACACACTTCAACATGGAGCATGGCTTTACTGAAGTGTTTAATGTGAAATTGTATGTTACTGATAGTGGATTATTTAATAGAGCTAGGCATTGAgaaagagaaaatgtattttattttacacattttaacttttaaataCGTTTTTTGCAGTTTATGTACATATTAAGGTTTGAAGACCTCTATGATAAACTCATATCCTCCAATCTAGGAAGTTATGGTATACGAGCCATCTAAATGTTAACTGGTGTTAAAAATACATGTCAAAAAACAGGTTGTAAAATCAAGACAGTGATGGGCAAAACAACCTCACCTAGGTGATTTAGTTTAGCATTGAGAGGATTAGTGTGTCTTAGATTGATACATTTTAGACAAGAGTTTGTAGGCAATAAAAATCTATGCCTAGAAACAGTAACTGCAGAGGTCACAACTGTGACCCCTgcgaccacttgttcctgtcttctcttctggAACCCAACCTGGACCGGGCTGGTGTTACGAGTTACAAGACCCTGTGTTGAACCCGAGGCTCCTCGCAAAGTGTAAGAGCACCGGGctgaaagctgcaggagagatAAGGGGGCGTGATAatttgtatgttgtatgtttATGAGCatcaatgtgtatgtataagtgtatgtgagcatgaatgtatatgtatacatgtgtagaaatggaaaaaaaattgcaaatgtGCAGAAGAGTTCAGAGACATCTTAGCATAatgatattttaaccccttagtatGTTTAACTGGTCAATTGAACTAACCACGAAGATACTTAATTGAATTGCTTGCtacagaatttaaaataaacaggatTTTAACCAGTTTTATCAATGTGGCAGCAAGATAGCAGCTTTCATGAACAGCAtagtataacataacaaataatatttttatactgcAAATAACATGAGTAACATGTAGTGTATAGATGTAAATTCTCTGTAATGTGGTACCCCCATTTAAAGTAGCTGTACAATGTAGTCCTGTAATAATCAGGCTTGAAAAGTACCTACTCGTCCATTTGTCCTTTCATGACAAGGTTGGGTGTGGTGCCAGTAAGAGTGGCAATGCCCCCAATACTGGCAgaataacatacacaaagaCTCATGCCCTTGCAGAGTTTCAGGTGCTGCTGTAGCCTGTCATGTTGCTTGTCTTCACTTGGGTTGTCATCCTCAAATTTAAGGACAACATTATctagaaaaaacacacacacacaaatactgaACACAGTGTAGATAGTATCCATAACATTATCCAAGTATTTGTATATAAGTTTCTAAAGATATAAAATGTAGGATCCCAAGAGATTGTCAAGGCCTAAGACATTGAAAGCCCTGCATGACTAAAGAAGGTTGCCTGAAAATCAAAGGTCAAAAAGAGGAGGTTAGGTTCTATAGTAGAATAAAAGGTGATTTTTCTATGTATGGGTAAATGAAAAAAGTGCATTAAAAATCAGTGGTAACGTCCTTtaaagtgtttatttatttagtgtcaCCTATAGTTAGCATTTTTTTACTCAATTCACACAATTTTGAAAACTTACCCTGAGACTCTGGATTGACAGAACTTGGATCTCTAGATGTATTCTCCTTCATTTCAATGCTTGGGACCAGAATACCATTAGGGTGTTTTTCCGGGATATTATTGAGAGTTCCGTTGGACTCACTCTTAAATCCCTTGTTAATGCTACCATTTAGCTCAATCTTACTCTTGTCAGTGGTGTCTTCTAGGCTCTGTGAACTATAATGTTTTAGTTTCTCCTCAGACGTGTAAAGTTGTTCCAGAACAGCCTGTGCTATAGGTATCATCATGGCAGTTGTAGCAGTGTTACTGATCCACATGGATAAGAAAGCTGTGACTACCATGAATCCCAAGATCAACCTACAAATTGAAGGAAAGCAAAATATGAAAACCTTCAGAAGCTATAAATCTATAgcgtggtagataaatggaacccATTTATCTGATCTACCATCAGATGAGGTAGaggctagacttgtgcattcgtatttgggcgaacatgaaaacaaacacgaacatggcggcggcaaatgtagacgaagacacacaacccGAAGAATCCTCGTGTTCAtgttcgtctactaatctccctggtcccttccccatctagcctaccttatctacgcagcattgtaggttcgccatcaggagttaaaaaggccacgcgagtgagcctattggttgtctgcaggggcctcctctggcatcaaccaattggttgatgccagaggaggcccctgcagacgaACAATACAGTCGTTCACAatggccctttaacccctgacggcgacctatggatttccgcttctgtcatcccctgcgatgctgcgtagataatgggagcggaaatccataggttcgctgtcaggggttaaaaggccgtgcaagcgaccaataggctcacttgcacggacctttaactccttacggtgcaacttggccggcagagaccactggtctccctgctccaacagttaaaagtcaaTTTGAATGagcaataaagtcgcttgtacggacctttaacttttGGAGCAGGGTGACCAGTGGTATCTTCCGGGCAAGTTgctgcaccaggattttaagagtctgtacgagcaactctattggttgccagcagggcactcgtctgccatcaaccaatgaagtacaggtgtacttcattggttgatggcacaggaggcccctgcaagcgaccaatagagttgctcgtaccaacatttaaaatcctggcgccaaagctgctgcgtagtccataccgcgttaaccccgtattaacccctttgcctgaaccgaacacaggaaggGGCgcatattcgcggaatacgaagattttttcccccacgaagacgaacacgaagagttggccggcgcccaagtctagtagaggctaatacagtgaggggatttaaacatgcatggattaggcataaagctatcctgtaTATAAGACAACACCAAGGACTGAATAAAGTATGtgtctttacattaggaaaaatgggctAGATGTAGATGATCATTTGTAGCAGTTGTTTATCTGTAAAGCCTTTAACACATAACTAAAGGATATCGCCAGATTCACAAGAACAGTAAAATAGATAGTAAGATTTATACataataaagacattttaatgcCTTTGTTTTAGATTGCTCTACATGCTTGTGTGGGTCATATAAAGTATGGATTTTATACATGAgaacaaaataagtaaaattacaACTTTTTAAATCTCAATGCACTGAGCCTGCAGACAAGTTGTAGTAGGCTATACAATATAAAGTTTCTACTGTGGAAAGGaatgagccggccctgtataatgaatacCTAAAGTTGTACCTTTCAAAGAAATCTGCCATCCGAAATACAGTAGGACCACACTGTAAACTTTGaccaaaaaatttaatttttacccCTCATGTCTCCAACAAAAGTCAAACAGTTAATAGATTGTCTTTTGGAAGTAGTTAGAATGCTGATATTCAGTACTTTCTAACATATTTCCAGTTACTTATATCTCACTAACATTATTTAGCAGGTTACCCTGCGTTACTTCgtatgttaaccctttattgcCCACTGATAAATGTTCAAAGATCATTGTGTGGTGTCTCACTGATGGTGGCAGCCAAATGGTTCTACTAATGTCCCTTTCCGGAAACAAATTAGAGGTAAGAATATTCTGAATGAGGTTTTCAAGCAGAGATGTTTACTGTGACACACCACTGTCATCCTCAACTGACCGGATGTGATGCTATGACATATGTCTTGGATATTATCAAATTGACTAGAACACAAAGAGATATGAAGAATTAATTTCAGACTGCGTGAAACTGAATCAGCACATTCACTCATGAGAACCTTGAGATTCACGGCCAAACCTTTCGATTTGCCGGATATGCTTGCCTACCATAACCACTTCACCTAATTGTTAAAATGAAGTGCTGTTACCCAAGACTCAAATTGAGACCTCAGAGTCGCCATAAAAGACCTAAAACGTTCATGATTTTGAAAGATCATATagctaccatttttttttgttcttttacatCATACCTGGCTAGTTTAAATTTTAAACCAAAATCATCAACTGTTAAATAAACCATCTTAGGATGAGGCCTGTGGGTTTTTTATTAATCAAATCATATAATGTGCATGCAATGTAGTGATTTCACTATTTCCCATTAGTAGagtgtaaataaatgtttgtaaagGTAAAATGACATGGGTACTTCTTGTTTGCTGTTATGTTTCAGAGCGTCTGTGTTAACCTGCCAAGTATTGTATGAGAATAAACAAATAGCCAGAAACAGCATTTTCCTGCGGAAAACTCACAAAGCAGGTTTAACTCCAACGATCAGCAGCACCCTCAGGGCTATGCGCTTGTGCAAATTCCATTTTTCAACTGAGATTGCAACCAGCAGTCCCCCAATGAACAACATATTTGTGTCTTTCAGGTACTGACTGCATAcctgaaagagaaaaatgaCGTTTACAGCAGTGCCTTCTAATCGCCACTAATTCATTTGCAGTGGCGACGCAGAATAAAAATGAGTATATCTTGTTCATTGTATTTCTTGCTGCTTTTCTAAGGTTCTGTGAGTCAGGTGACACAGAAAGTCCCCTTGGAAAGGATGGGAGAATGAAGAAAGTGGCCAAGTAGTAAAGCTAAAGAATCTGTGAATGATGGGCTGACAAAGAGCAAGCTGCAGTATACTGTGTGTGTCATGTTATACTGGGGATGGGAAAAGCATTAGACATCAGGTGGAAAATCATAaagtgtgaaaaaagaaaagaaaatacaaacaaaaacattttcacatatgCTTAAAGATGGTTTATTAGTTGCCAATTCTTTCTATTCTTTGCCGACCTGTTAAACCTATACATCGCATTACATTAATTTTACATTACGGACCATGGTTAAGGTTATGGGCAGAATGATTGTCTTGAGAGCTGACTAAATCCTCATAGATGGGAAAATATCATCCACAGCGTATCGATTCAGTTGTGTGGTGGAGCTGAATGATAAAAGTCTATTAAGGTCGCTGTATATGCATTAAATATCaaggtataaaatatacaatatgtacTTTCATTTGTGATGCTAGCTTTTAATTTTTGCAAATGGTGTACTTACTGAAGTTGAGTCCATAATACCCATCATGGGGAAAAGCAGGACAGGAAATAAGGCGGTGACAGCTAAAGGTAGAGCTTCAGTACACCAGAATAAAGCCATGACGATGATGACAAAACCACAGCTTGCTTCctgtaaagacaaataaaaataaagcctaaGTGATAAAGCATATTTACTATCATATACATGCTCTAAGTAATAATCTCTCTCCGGTCAGAAAAAAAGACCCGCTGACCCGTGTATTATGACTTCTCACACTTGGAAGCCCTGTCACCCCAAAGAGCACTTAGACTCCATGAAGTTGGAATTATCAGGGAATTATCAGGAATTATCAGGTGGAAGGAGGCCACGACTGCTGGCCTGCACCGGCCCCATTTTGTCAGACCTTCTCCCATTGGGGTTTTAAGTGGATTCACTGTTGTACTTACGTTTTACCTTTAGAAGCCCAGTTCAAGCCATGGTGGTTTTGGGAGGGAGCTTCAAGACCATTATTAACATCCTGCTTACCACTAGAAGAGCTCTATGGACATTGATTTCCCACAAAGCTATCAGCGCGAGAGAACAGGTTGAATCAACCCAGAATTAATCAGCAAAGCAAACATAATTAAATGTCCATGCTATGCAGTGCTTGCACTCATTTAAGTATGTAGTATGGAATGACCACTGGGCTAATTCTGGACAAGAAGCTAGACGTAAGAGCCTTGTGGGGTATCTCCCCCAGCAAATACCCAGTTCTGAGTGTGTGTAGAGATTGGGGGTTAATATGGTACAATTGTAGTGTGAGGTTTCAGACGCCAGTATTGTTGGCTGTATTGTTAGCATTACTGGAAGCTGCTGCATAGCAACAAATATGCAGCAAAAATGTTCATTACTATAGTTTTGAAATTAGACAATTATTAAAGAGACACTTCAGTGTCTATGCAGGCCCCCCATCAAAGAATGCATTG
This sequence is a window from Spea bombifrons isolate aSpeBom1 chromosome 2, aSpeBom1.2.pri, whole genome shotgun sequence. Protein-coding genes within it:
- the SLC13A2 gene encoding solute carrier family 13 member 2 codes for the protein MVSIWKWILANRNYFIIFLTPLLVLPLPLVLPSTEASCGFVIIVMALFWCTEALPLAVTALFPVLLFPMMGIMDSTSVCSQYLKDTNMLFIGGLLVAISVEKWNLHKRIALRVLLIVGVKPALLILGFMVVTAFLSMWISNTATTAMMIPIAQAVLEQLYTSEEKLKHYSSQSLEDTTDKSKIELNGSINKGFKSESNGTLNNIPEKHPNGILVPSIEMKENTSRDPSSVNPESQDNVVLKFEDDNPSEDKQHDRLQQHLKLCKGMSLCVCYSASIGGIATLTGTTPNLVMKGQMDELFPENNNVINFASWFGFAFPTMIVLLIMSWIWLQIMFLGLKFKENFGCGISQEQKEKEKRAYEVISSEHKKLGRMSFAEICVLVLFILLVILWFTREPGFMPGWATISFNKGNKDNVTDATVAIFISLIMFFFPSELPSFKYRDTEQTGKKQKIHVPPALLDWKTVNEKMPWNIVILLGGGFALAKGSEESGLSMWLGTKLTPLQSIPPAAIALVLCLLVATFTECTSNVATTTLFLPILASMAKAIELNPLFIMLPCTLSASLAFMLPVATPPNAIAFSYGQLKVIDMAKAGFLLNILGVLTITLAINSWGYYMFNLGTFPSWANTTVSP